The Nerophis lumbriciformis linkage group LG34, RoL_Nlum_v2.1, whole genome shotgun sequence genome includes a window with the following:
- the il20ra gene encoding interleukin-20 receptor subunit alpha, with product MSAPPLMKIVLFLLGALCSPTGTTQPPSPVNVSFSSVNLRNVLQWLPGNTTPDGTRFIVQYALYGDSKGSRVNWRPVEKCKGKTETHCDLTRETWDEKNNYYGRVRSVVGSKVFSKWAVTQRRFNPKSDTTFGPPLLSVEVEDNKAIIHLKGPIRYQTDDHAPPIYMAILYPRMTYNLSVHNIRHDQVHHFPVISTPYTYRMMDYDTEYCFSAKARSALRFQCQPSERYCLTSSKDPRSNQLQRVVVGIVVLSVCICIPLVVGYFLYHYLTGKEQKTPFILDQPWLSTRPQTLLPDRFYPILIPIVTSDLLSDTSKGVVRSEDVPARHTVSQCYITQECTQTLLEKSVQTQTPSPSPVPDVNIVEEGDFSRSYLTNSPPNVETPSKGQMEQDVETNRRLVEDVRREPFLPCSYCAPSNVSTEDYAILSVMVVDEDEEDASLHINWDPQLRRLLLPGTDNKQEEEEELRLDNVLLRQVSEEEAGPQQAGDPGLCLEDIVSKWNLVISMEE from the exons ATGAGCGCTCCTCCACTCATGAAGATTGTCTTGTTTCTTCTCGGGGCTTTGTGCTCTCCTACAG GCACCACCCAACCCCCCAGCCCTGTTAACGTCAGCTTCTCTTCGGTGAACCTGAGGAACGTTCTCCAGTGGCTCCCTGGAAACACGACGCCGGACGGCACTCGCTTCATCGTGCAGTATGCCTT GTACGGAGACAGCAAAGGGAGTAGGGTCAACTGGAGGCCCGTGGAAAAGTGCAAGGGAAAAACGGAGACGCACTGCGACCTGACACGCGAAACGTGGGATGAGAAGAACAACTACTATGGAAGAGTACGCTCGGTTGTGGGCTCCAAGGTCTTCTCCAAGTGggctgtgactcaaaggagattCAATCCGAAGTCTGACA CGACATTTGGACCGCCTCTGCTGTCAGTGGAGGTTGAGGACAACAAGGCCATCATCCATCTGAAAGGTCCAATCAGGTACCAGACAGATGACCATGCCCCGCCCATTTACATGGCAATACTGTACCCCAGGATGACTTATAACCTCTCGGTGCACAACATCCGTCATGATCAGGTG CATCATTTCCCAGTCATATCCACCCCGTACACATACCGGATGATGGATTACGACACCGAATACTGCTTCTCTGCCAAAGCCAGAAGCGCCCTGCGCTTTCAGTGCCAGCCATCTGAGCGTTACTGCCTCACCAGCAGCAAAG ATCCCAGATCAAACCAGCTGCAGAGGGTGGTTGTGGGTATTGTGGTTCTGTCGGTGTGCATCTGTATTCCTCTCGTGGTGGGTTACTTTCTCTACCACTACCTGACGGGCAAAGAACAGAAGACACCCTTCATTCTG GATCAACCTTGGCTTTCAACTCGACCCCAGACCCTCCTGCCCGACAGGTTCTACCCTATCCTCATCCCCATTGTCACAAGCGATCTTTTGTCCGACACATCAAAAGGTGTTGTGAGGTCCGAGGATGTTCCTGCTCGCCATACCGTCTCCCAGTGCTACATCACGCAGGAGTGCACACAAACGCTGTTAGAAAAAAGCGTGCAGACACAAACGCCATCGCCTTCTCCTGTGCCCGATGTGAACATTGTGGAGGAGGGAGACTTTTCAAGGTCTTATTTGACCAATAGCCCTCCAAACGTTGAGACACCCTCGAAGGGACAGATGGAGCAAGACGTGGAAACAAACAGGAGGCTTGTCGAAGACGTTCGAAGAGAACCCTTCCTTCCTTGCTCCTACTGTGCACCCTCAAACGTCTCAACCGAAGACTATGCTATCCTCTCGGTGATGGTAGTGGACGAAGATGAAGAGGACGCGTCGCTCCACATCAACTGGGACCCTCAGTTGAGAAGACTGTTGTTGCCAGGGACAGATAAcaaacaggaggaagaggaggagctgCGGTTGGACAACGTGCTCCTTCGACAGGTGTCCGAGGAAGAGGCGGGGCCACAGCAGGCAGGCGATCCAGGCTTGTGTCTGGAGGATATTGTCAGCAAATGGAATTTGGTTATCTCCATGGAGGAGTAA